One window from the genome of Diceros bicornis minor isolate mBicDic1 chromosome 1, mDicBic1.mat.cur, whole genome shotgun sequence encodes:
- the UTP15 gene encoding U3 small nucleolar RNA-associated protein 15 homolog has protein sequence MAGYKPVAIQTYPILGEKITQDTQYWNNYKTPVQIKEFGAVSKVDFSLQPPYNYAVTASSRIHIYGRYSQEPIKTFSRFKDTAYCATFRQDGRLLVAGSEDGRVQLFDISGRAPLRQFEGHTKAVHTVDFTADKYHVVSGADDYTVKLWDIPNSKEVLTFKEHSDYVRCGCASKLNPDLFVTGSYDHTVKMFDARTNQSVISVEHGQPVESVLLFPSGGLLVSAGGRYVKVWDVLKGGQLLVSLKNHHKTVTCLCLGSSGQRLLSGSLDRKVKVYSTTSYKVVHSFDYAASILSLALAHEDETIVVGMTNGILSVKHRKSEAKKDSLPRRRRPAYRTFIKGKNYMKQRDDILINRPSKKHLELYDRDLKNFRISKALDRVLEPSCTIKTPEVTVSIIKELNRRGVLANALAGRDEKEISRVLNFLIRNLSQPRFAPVLINAAEIIIDIYLPVIGQSPVVDKKFLVLQGLVEKEIDYQRELLETLGMMDMLFATMTRKESTSILQHTSDGFPEKKKMES, from the exons atgGCTGGTTATAAGCCTGTAGCTATTCAAACATATCCTATACTTGGTGAAAAAATCACCCAGGATACACAGTACTGGAACAACTATAAG ACCCCTGTTCAGATCAAGGAGTTTGGTGCAGTGTCAAAAGTTGACTTTTCTCTGCAGCCTCCATATAATTATGCTGTCACAGCTTCTTCAAGg ATTCACATTTATGGCCGGTACTCCCAAGAACCTATAAAAACCTTTTCTCGATTTAAAGACACGGCATACTGTGCTACTTTTCGACAGGACGGTAGACTGCTGGTGGCTGGCAGTGAAGATGGTCGAGTTCAGCTTTTTGATATAAGTGGGAGGGCTCCTCTCAGGCAGTTTGAAGGCCATACTAA AGCAGTTCATACAGTAGATTTTACAGCTGACAAATATCATGTGGTCTCTGGAGCTGATGATTATACAGTTAAATTATGGGATATTCCAAACTCCAAAGAAGTTCTGACATTTAAAGAACATTCTGATTATGTGAGGTGTGGATGTGCTAGCAAACTGAACCCGGATCTCTTTGTAACAG GGTCATATGATCATACTGTGAAGATGTTTGATGCCCGAACAAACCAGAGTGTTATCTCTGTTGAGCACGGGCAGCCAGTGGAGAGTGTGCTGCTTTTTCCTTCTGGAGGTCTTCTGGTGTCAGCag GAGGTCGCTATGTGAAAGTCTGGGACGTACTGAAAGGGGGACAGTTGCTGGTGTCCTTGAAGAACCATCACAAGACTGTGACATGCTTGTGTCTGGGCAGCTCCGGGCAGAGGTTGCTTTCCGGCTCACTGGACAG gaAGGTGAAAGTTTACAGTACAACTTCCTACAAAGTAGTCCACAGTTTTGATTACGCAGCTTCAATTTTGAGTCTTGCACTTGCA CATGAAGATGAGACAATAGTTGTAGGAATGACCAATGGAATACTGAGTGTTAAACATCGGAAATCTGAAGCAAAGAAGGATTCTCTTCCTAGGAGAAGAAGGCCTGCATATCGAAcctttattaaaggaaaaaattacatGAAGCAACGG GATGACATTTTGATCAACAGGCCGTCAAAGAAACACCTAGAATTGTATGACAGGGATCTGAAAAATTTCCGAATCTCTAAGGCGCTTGACAGAGTCCTTGAG CCCAGTTGTACAATAAAGACACCTGAGGTTACAGTTTCCATCATAAAGGAGCTAAATCGAAGAGGAGTCCTTGCAAATGCCCTCGCAGGTCGAGATGAAAAGGAAATCAGTCGTGTTCTTAATTTTCTGATAAG GAATCTATCTCAGCCGAGATTTGCCCCTGTTTTGATCAATGCTGCTGAAATAATTATTG atATCTATCTGCCTGTGATTGGTCAGTCACCTGTAGTTGATAAGAAGTTTTTGGTACTTCAAGGACTTGTTGAAAAAGAGATTGATTACCAAAGAGAACTCCTAGAAACCTTGGGGATGATGGATATGCTCTTTGCTACCATGACAAGGAAAGAAAGCACTTCTATCTTGCAGCATACATCTGATGGATttccagagaaaaagaagatgGAATCATAG